The Chlorocebus sabaeus isolate Y175 chromosome 6, mChlSab1.0.hap1, whole genome shotgun sequence genome has a segment encoding these proteins:
- the LINGO3 gene encoding leucine-rich repeat and immunoglobulin-like domain-containing nogo receptor-interacting protein 3 — MTCWLCVLSLPLLLLPAAPPPAGGCPARCECTAQTRAVACTRRRLTAVPEGIPAETRLLELSRNRIRCLNPGDLAALPALEELDLSENAIAHVEPGAFANLPRLRVLRLRGNQLKLIPPGVFTRLDNLTLLDLSENKLVILLDYTFQDLHSLRRLEVGDNDLVFISRRAFAGLLALEELTLERCNLTALSGESLGHLRGLGALRLRHLAIAALEDQNFRRLPGLLHLEIDNWPLLEEVAAGSLRGLNLTSLSVTHTNITAVPAAALRHQAHLTCLNLSHNPISTVPRGSFRDLVRLRELHLAGALLAVVEPQAFLGLRQIRLLNLSNNLLSTLEESTFHSVNTLETLRVDGNPLACDCRLLWIVQRRKTLNFDGRLPACATPAEVRGDALRNLPDSVLFEYFVCRKPKIRERRLQRVTATAGEDVRFLCRAEGEPAPTVAWVTPQHRPVTATSAGRAHVLPGGTLEIQDARPQDSGTYTCVASNAGGNDTYFATLTVRPEPAANRTPGEAHNETLAALRAPLDLTTILVSTAMGCITFLGVVLFCFVLLFVWSRGRGQHKNNFSVEYSFRKVDGPAAAAGQGGARKFNMKMI, encoded by the coding sequence ATGACCTGCTGGCTGTGCGTCCTGAGCCTgcccctgctcctgctgcctgcgGCACCGCCCCCGGCTGGAGGCTGCCCGGCCCGCTGCGAGTGCACCGCGCAGACCCGCGCCGTGGCCTGCACGCGCCGCCGCCTGACCGCCGTGCCCGAAGGCATCCCGGCCGAGACGCGCCTGCTGGAGCTCAGCCGCAACCGCATCCGCTGCCTGAACCCGGGCGACCTGGCCGCGCTGCCCGCGCTGGAGGAGCTGGACCTGAGCGAGAACGCCATCGCGCACGTGGAGCCCGGCGCCTTCGCCAACCTGCCGCGCCTGCGCGTCCTGCGTCTCCGTGGCAACCAGCTGAAGCTCATCCCGCCCGGGGTCTTCACGCGCCTGGACAACCTCACGTTGCTGGACCTGAGCGAGAACAAGCTGGTCATCCTGCTGGACTACACGTTCCAGGACCTGCACAGCCTGCGCCGGCTGGAGGTGGGTGACAACGACCTGGTGTTCATCTCGCGCCGCGCCTTCGCGGGGCTGCTGGCCCTGGAGGAGCTGACCCTGGAGCGCTGCAACCTCACGGCTCTGTCCGGGGAGTCGCTGGGCCACCTGCGCGGCCTGGGCGCCCTGCGGCTGCGCCACCTGGCCATCGCCGCGCTGGAGGACCAGAACTTCCGCAGGCTGCCCGGGCTGCTGCACCTGGAGATTGACAACTGGCCGTTGCTGGAGGAGGTGGCCGCAGGCAGCCTGCGGGGCCTGAACCTGACATCGCTGTCCGTCACCCACACCAACATCACTGCCGTGCCGGCCGCCGCGCTGCGGCACCAGGCGCACCTCACCTGCCTCAATCTGTCGCACAACCCCATCAGCACGGTGCCGCGGGGGTCGTTCCGGGACCTGGTCCGCCTGCGCGAGCTGCACCTGGCCGGGGCCCTGCTGGCCGTGGTGGAGCCTCAGGCCTTCCTGGGCCTGCGCCAGATCCGCCTGCTCAACCTCTCCAACAACCTGCTCTCCACGTTGGAGGAGAGCACCTTCCACTCGGTGAACACGCTGGAGACGCTGCGCGTGGACGGGAACCCGCTGGCCTGCGACTGTCGCCTGCTGTGGATCGTGCAGCGTCGCAAGACCCTCAACTTCGATGGGCGGCTGCCGGCCTGCGCCACCCCGGCCGAGGTGCGCGGCGACGCGCTGCGAAACCTGCCGGACTCCGTGCTGTTCGAGTACTTCGTGTGCCGCAAACCCAAGATCCGGGAGCGGCGGCTGCAGCGCGTCACAGCCACCGCGGGCGAAGACGTCCGCTTCCTCTGCCGCGCCGAGGGCGAGCCGGCGCCCACGGTGGCCTGGGTGACCCCCCAGCACCGGCCAGTGACTGCCACCAGCGCAGGCCGGGCGCACGTGCTCCCCGGGGGGACGCTGGAGATCCAGGACGCGCGGCCGCAGGACAGCGGCACCTACACGTGCGTGGCCAGCAACGCGGGCGGCAACGACACGTACTTCGCCACGCTGACCGTGCGCCCCGAGCCGGCCGCCAACCGGACCCCGGGCGAGGCCCACAACGAGACGCTGGCGGCCCTGCGCGCGCCGCTGGACCTCACCACCATCCTGGTGTCCACCGCCATGGGCTGCATCACCTTCCTGGGCGTGGTCCTCTTCTGCTTCGTGCTGCTGTTCGTGTGGAGCCGCGGCCGCGGGCAGCACAAGAACAACTTCTCGGTGGAGTACTCCTTCCGCAAGGTGGATGGGCCGGCCGCCGCGGCGGGCCAGGGGGGCGCGCGCAAGTTCAACATGAAGATGATCTGA